From the Patescibacteria group bacterium genome, one window contains:
- a CDS encoding valine--tRNA ligase produces the protein MNELPKAYNPQKTEDKIYQLWEKSGFFNPDVLTKKRVAKKTAKPFSIVLPPPNVTGTLHMGHAAMLAVEDILIRYHRMKGEKTLWLPGTDHAAIATESKVEQTLLKKEGKTKHDLGREKFLKLVYQFAKESHDAIVHQVKKMGASLDWSREAYTLDEKRSLAVRTAFERMYKEGLIYRGERIVNWDPKMQTTVSDDEIEWKEEQAPFYYLKYGPFTIGTARPETKFGDKYVVMHPKDKRYKKYKQRDKIELEWIRGKITATIIKDSSIDMNFGTGVMTITPWHDRADFEIALRHNLDKEQIIDLKGKLLPIAGEFTGQHITKARPLIVEKLQKKGLLEKVDKNYTHRIATNSRGGGIIEPQIMRQWFVDVKKEFPFPHAGLKGIKKGQNTTLKKLMLHVVKTKQIEILPKRFEKIYFHWIENLRDWCISRQIWFGHQIPVWYKGKETYVGIQAPRGKGPAFANATAGTWKQDPDTLDTWFSSGLWTFSTLGWPHFAQSATRGKPGPENDLANYHPTSVLETGYDILFFWVARMILMSTYLVGKVPFRTVYLHGLVRDEKGRKMSKSLGNVIDPLTMVEKYGADATRLSLIIGAGPGNDIKLSEDRVKGYRNFANKLWNIARFVQINTKDYPLTSLGAGKGKAKPKLSAKDRKILSDFEKTKKQVTKLIEEYRLSQAAETLYHYAWHTFADKVLEDSKKVLAQKNQRAGRQRVLLSILRELLSLLHPFTPFVTEELYQQLPLKDKKKTLLIEQWPV, from the coding sequence ATGAACGAGTTGCCAAAAGCATACAACCCCCAAAAGACGGAAGACAAAATCTATCAACTCTGGGAAAAGAGCGGCTTTTTTAATCCAGATGTTCTTACCAAAAAGAGGGTGGCAAAGAAAACTGCCAAACCATTTTCCATTGTTCTTCCTCCTCCAAACGTGACGGGAACCCTGCACATGGGGCACGCTGCCATGCTGGCGGTGGAAGATATCCTTATTCGCTACCACCGAATGAAAGGGGAGAAGACGCTTTGGCTGCCCGGAACCGACCATGCTGCCATTGCAACAGAATCCAAGGTAGAACAAACCCTTTTGAAAAAAGAAGGAAAGACCAAACACGACCTAGGCAGGGAAAAGTTTCTCAAGCTTGTGTATCAGTTTGCAAAAGAAAGCCACGACGCCATTGTACACCAGGTAAAAAAGATGGGGGCTTCTTTGGACTGGAGCCGTGAGGCCTATACCCTGGACGAAAAGCGGAGCCTGGCTGTGAGAACTGCCTTTGAGAGAATGTATAAAGAAGGTTTAATCTATCGCGGTGAGCGCATTGTGAACTGGGATCCCAAGATGCAGACCACCGTGTCAGATGATGAGATTGAGTGGAAAGAAGAACAAGCCCCCTTTTACTACTTGAAATACGGGCCCTTTACCATTGGTACTGCCCGTCCTGAAACCAAGTTTGGAGACAAGTATGTGGTCATGCACCCAAAAGACAAGAGGTACAAAAAGTACAAACAGAGAGACAAAATTGAGCTTGAGTGGATACGGGGGAAAATTACTGCAACCATCATCAAAGATAGCTCCATTGACATGAACTTTGGAACCGGAGTCATGACCATTACTCCCTGGCACGACAGAGCCGACTTTGAGATAGCTCTGCGTCACAACCTAGACAAAGAACAAATCATTGATCTGAAGGGAAAACTCCTGCCTATTGCGGGGGAATTTACAGGCCAGCACATTACAAAAGCCCGTCCCTTGATTGTAGAGAAGCTCCAAAAGAAAGGGCTCTTAGAAAAAGTGGATAAGAATTACACCCACCGCATTGCAACCAATTCCAGGGGGGGAGGCATTATTGAACCCCAAATTATGCGCCAGTGGTTTGTGGATGTAAAGAAAGAGTTTCCGTTTCCGCATGCAGGACTTAAGGGAATAAAGAAGGGACAGAATACCACGTTAAAGAAGCTCATGCTTCATGTGGTGAAAACAAAACAAATTGAGATTCTTCCCAAACGCTTTGAGAAAATCTACTTTCACTGGATTGAAAACCTCCGCGACTGGTGTATTTCCCGCCAGATATGGTTTGGGCATCAGATCCCAGTCTGGTACAAGGGTAAAGAAACCTATGTGGGAATACAGGCTCCCAGAGGGAAGGGCCCCGCCTTCGCCAATGCTACGGCAGGCACGTGGAAGCAGGATCCCGACACCTTAGATACCTGGTTTTCCTCTGGTCTGTGGACGTTCTCTACCTTGGGCTGGCCCCACTTCGCGCAAAGCGCTACGCGGGGCAAGCCCGGACCAGAAAACGACCTTGCTAATTATCATCCTACTTCGGTTCTGGAAACAGGGTATGACATCTTGTTTTTCTGGGTAGCAAGAATGATTTTAATGAGCACCTACCTCGTGGGCAAAGTTCCTTTTCGCACCGTATACCTGCACGGTTTGGTAAGAGATGAAAAAGGTAGAAAGATGTCAAAGTCGCTGGGCAACGTCATTGATCCTTTAACCATGGTAGAAAAGTACGGGGCTGACGCAACCAGACTGTCTTTGATTATTGGAGCTGGTCCCGGAAACGATATCAAGCTGTCTGAAGACCGCGTTAAAGGATACCGCAACTTTGCAAACAAACTTTGGAACATTGCAAGGTTCGTTCAAATCAACACCAAAGACTACCCTTTAACTTCGCTCGGGGCAGGCAAAGGAAAGGCAAAACCTAAACTCTCAGCCAAAGATAGAAAGATTCTCTCTGACTTTGAGAAAACCAAAAAGCAGGTGACTAAACTTATTGAGGAATACCGCCTTTCGCAAGCCGCGGAAACCTTGTATCACTATGCCTGGCACACGTTTGCTGACAAGGTGCTGGAGGATTCAAAGAAGGTGCTGGCGCAAAAGAACCAAAGGGCTGGAAGACAAAGAGTGCTGCTTTCCATTCTCCGAGAGCTCTTGTCTCTTCTCCATCCCTTCACTCCTTTTGTCACAGAAGAACTGTATCAGCAGCTTCCCTTAAAAGATAAAAAGAAAACTTTGCTGATAGAGCAATGGCCTGTGTAA
- a CDS encoding PrsW family intramembrane metalloprotease, with product MNYPLFLFFGFVPSIIWLAFYLRKDSHPEPNSVIRKVFFWGMLATLPAIALELTLRSLFSFLPFSEGVILILYIFLGVALVEEVLKFLVVRFSVYANPALDEPVDVMLYMIIAALGFAAFENILILFGLGPTSPVSNIVALTLVRLVGATFLHALTSGTFGYFLARSFFDQKRKYWYVAAGLFLATLLHGFFNFYILEADGIQKLLFPAIILLGLAVFVSLAFRQLKKITKLQM from the coding sequence ATGAATTATCCGCTGTTTCTCTTCTTTGGTTTTGTTCCCAGTATAATCTGGCTTGCCTTTTATTTGAGAAAAGATTCCCACCCAGAGCCCAATTCCGTTATTCGAAAGGTGTTTTTCTGGGGAATGCTGGCAACGCTTCCTGCCATTGCCCTGGAACTTACCTTGCGCTCCTTATTCTCATTTCTTCCTTTCTCAGAAGGAGTCATCCTGATTTTGTACATCTTCTTGGGAGTGGCCTTGGTAGAAGAAGTGCTTAAGTTCCTGGTGGTGCGCTTTTCTGTGTATGCAAACCCAGCTTTAGACGAACCCGTGGACGTCATGCTCTACATGATAATAGCTGCTCTTGGGTTTGCTGCCTTTGAAAACATCTTAATCTTGTTTGGATTGGGGCCTACGTCCCCTGTCTCCAACATTGTGGCCTTAACCTTGGTACGCCTGGTGGGAGCCACTTTTCTGCATGCCTTGACTTCTGGAACCTTTGGATACTTTCTCGCCCGTTCCTTCTTTGACCAAAAAAGGAAGTATTGGTACGTGGCAGCTGGCCTCTTTTTGGCAACCCTCTTGCATGGCTTCTTCAACTTCTATATACTAGAGGCAGATGGGATTCAAAAGCTCCTCTTCCCAGCCATTATCTTGCTGGGATTGGCAGTTTTTGTATCATTGGCTTTTCGACAGCTAAAAAAGATAACGAAACTACAAATGTAA
- a CDS encoding Hsp20/alpha crystallin family protein translates to MPSFFEKLRNSMGIEEKELDEKELKEEERPKQKSPQQQSAGEEEKKKDTEEKKIQVKSSKSSGGGPASGGKEDVAPSKEEAPDWFEPEGELAVDVYQTDDEIVIQSTIAGVKPEDLDISIENDTVSISGERRNVVEDKGKNYFYQECFWGAFLREIILPEEVDGERAEAVMKDGVFTLRIPKIERQKVKKVKVRG, encoded by the coding sequence ATGCCTTCGTTTTTTGAAAAGTTAAGAAACAGCATGGGCATTGAAGAGAAAGAATTGGACGAGAAGGAGCTTAAGGAAGAAGAGCGGCCCAAGCAGAAGTCGCCTCAACAGCAATCCGCCGGCGAGGAGGAAAAGAAAAAGGATACTGAAGAAAAGAAGATACAGGTGAAATCCTCAAAGTCCTCCGGAGGCGGACCCGCCTCTGGCGGGAAAGAAGATGTGGCTCCCTCAAAAGAGGAAGCCCCTGACTGGTTTGAGCCAGAAGGTGAGTTGGCTGTTGATGTATACCAGACGGATGATGAAATCGTTATTCAGTCAACCATTGCAGGGGTGAAGCCAGAGGATCTGGACATTTCCATTGAAAACGACACCGTTAGCATTTCAGGGGAGCGAAGGAACGTTGTTGAAGACAAAGGTAAGAACTACTTTTACCAAGAGTGCTTCTGGGGAGCTTTTTTAAGGGAGATTATCCTGCCAGAAGAGGTAGACGGAGAAAGGGCAGAAGCTGTCATGAAAGACGGGGTATTTACCCTGCGCATTCCAAAGATTGAACGCCAGAAAGTAAAAAAGGTGAAGGTGAGAGGATAA
- a CDS encoding collagen-like protein, translating to MRRHMGLMVFLLATVFLIAACVEDPQGPKEDTGGTDSRGLQGEPGPQGIQGEPGTQGVQGEPGPQGIQGEPGTQGVQGEPGPQGIQGEGGEPGPRGDKGDKGESPSEDELIKLLNQIVNPPIPTPEPLEGSYQAPNPRFVFSYTTKDDEEEIGGLDIYLISDPVFDHPGCPAQAEVFGQSARGDSVRCRFNPLLLLTWVKEFSLASELPEEGMEWGVYATLTPYQEPWPVPEEAQGPKPRFLVQLEAFGQEHSGNILLTVFPKGKEPTPRCPDQADKGNIITEGETEYYRCIASPVATLAWLQKFSLVKDLPPREEWEETYAIFPAIFPWET from the coding sequence ATGAGGAGACACATGGGACTGATGGTTTTCTTGCTTGCCACTGTCTTCTTGATAGCGGCATGCGTAGAGGACCCGCAAGGACCCAAGGAAGACACCGGAGGAACAGACTCACGAGGACTGCAAGGAGAACCAGGGCCTCAAGGCATACAAGGAGAACCAGGAACTCAAGGAGTCCAAGGAGAACCAGGGCCTCAGGGCATACAAGGAGAACCAGGAACTCAAGGAGTCCAAGGAGAACCAGGGCCTCAGGGCATACAAGGAGAAGGAGGGGAGCCGGGGCCAAGGGGAGATAAAGGAGACAAAGGAGAGTCTCCAAGCGAAGATGAGCTCATTAAGCTCCTCAACCAGATAGTGAATCCTCCTATTCCAACCCCAGAACCCTTGGAGGGCTCCTATCAAGCTCCCAATCCTCGTTTCGTGTTTAGCTACACGACAAAAGATGACGAGGAGGAGATAGGCGGATTAGACATCTACCTCATCTCAGACCCGGTCTTTGACCACCCTGGATGCCCTGCGCAAGCCGAAGTATTCGGCCAAAGTGCGAGAGGAGATAGCGTTCGATGCAGGTTTAATCCTTTACTCCTGCTTACGTGGGTCAAAGAATTCTCTCTGGCAAGCGAGCTTCCTGAAGAAGGTATGGAGTGGGGCGTATACGCCACTCTCACGCCCTACCAGGAACCGTGGCCTGTGCCAGAAGAAGCACAAGGACCCAAACCCAGATTCCTCGTACAGCTTGAAGCGTTTGGGCAGGAACATTCAGGAAACATCCTGCTCACCGTATTCCCGAAAGGCAAAGAACCCACTCCTCGGTGTCCTGACCAGGCAGATAAAGGGAACATAATAACTGAGGGAGAAACTGAGTACTATCGTTGTATCGCGTCTCCTGTGGCCACGCTTGCGTGGCTCCAGAAGTTCTCCCTTGTTAAAGATCTCCCCCCTCGCGAGGAATGGGAGGAGACCTATGCCATCTTCCCTGCGATCTTCCCCTGGGAGACGTAA
- the gyrA gene encoding DNA gyrase subunit A — MAKAKDNSEEKAAIGVVQPREIVEEMRESYLDYAMSVIVARALPDVRDGLKPVHRRILFAMHEDGLTHTAKYRKSATVVGSTLGRYHPHGDTAVYDSLVRMAQNFELRYPLIDGQGNFGSIDGDSAAAMRYSEARMSKIGEELLRDIGKDTVDFVDNYDGTRKEPVVLPSPVPQLLLNGTLGIAVGMATNIPPHNLRELIDALNFLIEHQKATTEDLFSFIKGPDFPTGGTIFNKREIIAVYSQGKGPIVMRGKAEITEDQKKPQIIITEIPFQVNKASLVKQFAKLVQEKKIDGIRDIRDESDKDGMRIVFDLQRDAYPQKILNRLYKFSDFQKTFHVNLLALVDGIQPKVLSLVEILQYFIEHRRQVVQRRLRYDLTQAKDRAHILEGLHKCLANIDKVIKLIRAAQHRDDAKIKLQKAFRLSELQANAILDMRLAQLAKLERKKIEDELKEMRVKIKELTVTLASSKKIDEVIKKEFAAAKETFGDERRTRVQVAGVGEIAEEDLVAKEETIITLTQGGYIKRINPATYKLQKRGGKGIIGMKTVSDDIVEHFLYCNTHDSLMVFTDSGKVFQLPVYEIPEGTRVAKGRGLLNFVELSSNDKVLNLFALGKKDTEQGIKYMVMTTKDGLVKKTPLEDFKNVRKSGLIAISLKKGDELRIVRKSTGQDQIIVTTKKGQSIRFKEKDARAMGRTAAGTRAIRLKKGDEVVGMDVIAGNNGSLASKDLEAKLPKEGDYLLILTENGYGKRTSLKEYRVQTRGGSGIKTANITAKTGNLVYAKALSGEEEDLIVISRKGQVIRTAIADIAKISRSTQGVRIMRLDEKDKVASAASL, encoded by the coding sequence ATGGCCAAAGCCAAGGACAATAGTGAAGAAAAGGCAGCAATAGGTGTGGTTCAGCCCCGAGAAATCGTGGAAGAGATGCGCGAGTCCTACTTGGACTATGCAATGTCTGTTATTGTGGCTCGCGCCCTGCCCGATGTGAGAGACGGCTTAAAACCTGTGCACCGCAGAATCTTGTTTGCCATGCACGAGGACGGTTTAACACATACTGCAAAATACCGAAAATCAGCTACGGTAGTGGGAAGTACTTTGGGACGCTATCACCCGCACGGAGACACCGCGGTCTATGATTCTTTGGTTCGCATGGCCCAGAATTTTGAATTAAGATACCCTCTAATTGATGGGCAGGGAAACTTTGGATCTATAGATGGGGACAGTGCGGCTGCCATGCGCTACTCAGAAGCCAGAATGTCCAAGATAGGAGAAGAGCTGCTCCGTGATATTGGCAAGGATACGGTGGATTTTGTTGATAACTACGACGGCACCAGAAAAGAACCCGTGGTGCTTCCCTCCCCCGTGCCTCAGCTGCTTTTGAACGGAACCCTGGGAATTGCAGTGGGCATGGCAACCAATATCCCACCCCATAACTTACGGGAACTGATTGATGCCTTAAACTTCTTAATTGAACACCAAAAAGCCACCACCGAAGACCTCTTTTCTTTTATCAAAGGGCCAGACTTTCCAACCGGAGGCACCATTTTCAATAAACGAGAAATCATTGCTGTCTATTCTCAGGGCAAGGGACCAATTGTAATGAGAGGAAAGGCAGAGATTACAGAAGACCAAAAGAAACCCCAGATTATCATTACCGAGATTCCTTTTCAGGTGAACAAGGCATCTTTGGTAAAGCAGTTTGCAAAGCTGGTCCAGGAAAAAAAGATTGACGGAATCCGCGACATTCGAGATGAGTCAGACAAGGACGGCATGAGAATTGTTTTTGATCTGCAAAGAGATGCTTACCCCCAAAAGATTTTAAACCGTCTGTACAAGTTCTCTGACTTTCAAAAGACCTTTCACGTAAACCTTTTAGCTTTGGTAGACGGCATTCAGCCCAAGGTTCTTTCTTTGGTTGAGATTCTCCAGTATTTTATAGAGCACCGGCGTCAGGTGGTGCAGCGCCGCCTCCGGTATGACCTGACTCAGGCAAAGGACCGAGCACACATTTTGGAAGGTTTGCACAAGTGTTTGGCAAACATTGATAAAGTTATTAAGCTTATTCGGGCAGCTCAACACCGCGACGACGCAAAGATCAAATTGCAAAAAGCCTTTAGGCTTTCGGAACTTCAAGCAAACGCCATTCTGGATATGAGATTAGCCCAGCTGGCAAAGCTGGAGCGCAAAAAGATTGAAGACGAGTTAAAAGAAATGAGGGTAAAGATTAAAGAACTCACTGTCACCTTGGCATCTTCAAAGAAAATAGATGAGGTCATCAAAAAAGAGTTTGCGGCCGCTAAAGAAACCTTTGGGGATGAACGGAGAACCAGGGTACAAGTTGCTGGGGTGGGGGAGATTGCAGAAGAAGATTTGGTTGCAAAAGAAGAAACCATTATTACCTTAACCCAGGGTGGGTATATAAAGCGCATCAACCCTGCCACCTACAAGCTCCAAAAAAGAGGGGGCAAGGGCATTATTGGCATGAAGACCGTGTCAGACGACATTGTAGAGCACTTTTTGTACTGCAATACCCACGATTCTTTAATGGTCTTTACCGATTCTGGAAAGGTGTTTCAGCTGCCCGTGTACGAGATTCCAGAAGGAACCAGGGTGGCAAAAGGCCGTGGCCTGTTAAACTTTGTTGAGCTGAGCTCAAATGACAAGGTTCTTAACCTCTTTGCCCTTGGGAAAAAGGATACTGAGCAAGGCATAAAGTATATGGTTATGACTACCAAGGACGGGCTTGTCAAAAAGACGCCGCTGGAAGATTTTAAGAACGTGAGAAAGTCCGGCCTTATTGCAATTTCCTTAAAAAAAGGGGATGAACTGAGAATTGTGAGAAAGAGTACGGGACAAGACCAGATTATTGTCACTACCAAAAAGGGTCAGTCTATTCGGTTTAAGGAAAAAGATGCACGGGCTATGGGCAGAACCGCGGCCGGAACCCGGGCCATTCGCTTAAAAAAGGGAGATGAGGTGGTTGGCATGGATGTTATTGCTGGGAATAATGGAAGCTTAGCTTCCAAGGACTTGGAAGCTAAGCTTCCAAAAGAGGGTGATTATCTTTTGATTCTCACGGAAAATGGGTATGGCAAGCGCACTTCCTTAAAAGAATACCGGGTACAAACCAGAGGGGGGTCTGGCATTAAAACCGCAAACATTACCGCAAAAACAGGAAACCTGGTGTATGCCAAGGCGCTTTCTGGCGAGGAAGAAGACCTTATTGTTATTTCAAGAAAGGGCCAGGTTATCCGTACTGCCATTGCAGACATTGCAAAGATAAGCCGCTCTACGCAAGGGGTCAGAATCATGAGGCTTGACGAGAAAGACAAGGTGGCCTCAGCCGCAAGTTTGTAG
- a CDS encoding MBL fold metallo-hydrolase, translating to MQIVWKGQACFHITTSRGKQEQIKILIDPFEDSLGLKLPPQEADIVLVTHGHFDHNNVKVAKGDPFVIDSPGEYEAKSVFVQGIATFHDDVEGKERGSNTVYTISAEGITLCHMGDFGQKELTPEQVERIGQVNVLLIPVGGTYTINGKDAGKIISQIEPNIIIPMHYALPKLKVKLAPVEEFLRAMGKKGLEPQGKLSLKAKDVAGEKEEAEIVVLKPQ from the coding sequence ATGCAGATCGTGTGGAAAGGCCAGGCCTGCTTTCACATTACCACCTCGCGAGGGAAGCAGGAGCAGATAAAGATTCTCATTGATCCCTTTGAAGATTCCCTCGGATTGAAACTGCCTCCCCAGGAGGCAGATATTGTACTGGTCACGCACGGCCACTTTGACCATAACAATGTGAAGGTTGCAAAAGGAGATCCCTTTGTTATTGATTCTCCAGGAGAGTACGAGGCAAAATCAGTGTTTGTGCAGGGAATTGCAACCTTTCATGACGATGTTGAGGGAAAAGAACGTGGCTCAAACACGGTATACACCATTTCTGCAGAAGGTATTACCTTGTGTCATATGGGTGATTTTGGGCAAAAGGAACTGACCCCAGAGCAGGTAGAAAGGATCGGGCAGGTTAACGTGTTACTGATTCCGGTTGGGGGCACGTATACTATCAACGGCAAGGACGCAGGAAAAATCATTTCGCAAATTGAACCCAACATTATCATTCCCATGCACTACGCTTTGCCAAAACTTAAGGTAAAGTTGGCCCCGGTAGAAGAGTTTTTGCGCGCAATGGGCAAAAAGGGACTTGAACCCCAAGGAAAGCTTAGCTTGAAAGCAAAGGATGTTGCAGGAGAAAAAGAAGAAGCAGAGATTGTGGTCTTAAAGCCGCAATGA